The Anastrepha ludens isolate Willacy chromosome 2, idAnaLude1.1, whole genome shotgun sequence genome contains a region encoding:
- the LOC128860011 gene encoding uncharacterized protein LOC128860011, producing MRIFAEIIVAFLVLVNARWLSASISSEIVSENTSRSDVNSLSSPTVDTFVNGIPHGTEDVYTLKTKSSASADGIGASGQHNLITHSDEYVARNQRRCFEKRSLVSCIKYKASKIIWMLATNSLGYFPNEYSRELVDDQRRIRIIQLGEPADIAVFIDARGLQGDSEFVSIFKFLKRAAETFGRNHGLQVKLSSDTGARIVDADVDGRSRHERKRRKWLIILPLIILLKIAHLKMTVVTLLLGVLGLNVLLVGGIGWLIHYLKFKTLCKIHPHLVQSHSHVYDSDPADYSTFIGSSFPNSYYSGVGGGGHEVNSKDWATSKAYHGRNYLDTISKRLK from the exons ATGCGCATTTTTGCCGAAATTATTGTCGCATTTCTAGTGCTAGTGAATGCCCGCTGGCTCAGTGCAAGTATAAGCAGTGAAATAGTGTCCGAAAATACATCCCGAAGTGATGTAAACAGTTTGAGTTCACCTACAGTGGATACCTTCGTTAACGGTATTCCACATGGCACGGAAGATGTTTACACTCTTAAAACTAAATCGTCAGCTTCTGCTGATGGAATTGGCGCCAGTGGACAGCACAATTTAATCACCCACAGTGATGAGTATGTGGCGCGCAATCAGCGCCGTTGTTTTGAGAAACGCAGTTTGGTGTCCTGCATCAAATACAAAGCTTCGAAAATCATTTGGATGTTGGCGACAAATAGCCTTGGTTATTTTCCCAATGAGTATAGCCGCGAATTGGTGGATGACCAGCGTCGCATACGCATCATACAGCTGGGTGAACCGGCAGATATTGCGGTTTTCATCGATGCCAGAGGTCTACAAG GTGACAGTGAATTTGTGAGCATATTTAAGTTTCTCAAACGAGCAGCGGAAACCTTTGGCCGAAATCATGGCTTACAAGTCAAACTATCCAGTGATACAGGCGCGCGCATCGTCGATGCCGATGTTG ATGGGCGTTCGCGTCATGAAAGAAAACGCCGCAAATGGCTCATTATACTGCCATTGATCATCCTATTGAAGATCGCCCACCTTAAGATGACCGTTGTAACATTGTTGCTGGGCGTACTTGGCCTGAATGTGTTGTTGGTGGGCGGTATCGGCTGGCTCATACATTATTTGAAATTCAAGACTTTGTGTAAAATACATCCACATTTAGTGCAATCGCATTCGCATGTCTACGACTCCGATCCGGCTG ATTATTCCACATTCATTGGCAGTAGCTTTCCTAACTCCTATTATAGCGGCGTTGGTGGCGGTGGTCATGAAGTTAACTCAAAAGATTGGGCCACAAGCAAGGCATACCATGGCAGAAATTATTTGGATACAATAAGTAAGCGACTGAAATAG